A genomic region of Prionailurus viverrinus isolate Anna chromosome D4, UM_Priviv_1.0, whole genome shotgun sequence contains the following coding sequences:
- the LOC125149911 gene encoding uncharacterized protein LOC125149911, translating to MEGLLPVRGKQRGLDAAAEGQGGRAQGEVLSPAGPCRGGHAPPPPSHQQGERTHPRHGTSLHCGVLSLLSRLASPEVGTRGRRHASQGTEPAGPQIQPLALGPSTTPGGLDRGRASAYLRGQVPLPVAPWPPSRSAASAWWGVPPCLGLPAPRLHNRGDSKRQLSRTPRSPANGPHRHCGRVPRQALRPSSLSPSIPPTF from the exons ATGGAGGGCCTCCTGCCTGTCCGGGGGAAGCAGAGAGGCCTGGACGCGGCTGCAGAGGGGCAGGGCGGCAGGGCACAGGGCGAGGTCCTGAGCCCAGCAGGGCCCTGTCGCGGTGgacatgcccccccacccccatcccaccagCAGGGTGAGAGGACCCACCCCAGGCACGGGACCAGCCTGCACTGTGGGGTGCTGTCCCTTCTCTCCCGTCTGGCTTCTCCTGAGGTCGGGACGAGGGGCAGAAGGCACGCATCTCAGGGCACAGAGCCCGCGGGACCCCAGATCCAGCCTTTGGCCCTGGGGCCCTCGACCACACCTGGCGGCCTAGACCGAGGGCGTGCCTCCGCGTACCTGCGTGGCCAGGTCCCCCTGCCGGTGGCACCGTGGCCACCCTCCCGCTCTGCCGCGTCCGCCTGGTGGGGAGTCCCGCCCTGCCTGGGCCTGCCTGCTCCCCG GCTGCACAACCGAGGAGACTCCAAGAGACAGCTCAGCAGAACCCCCCGCAGCCCTGCCAACGGACCCCACCGACACTGCGGCCGTGTCCCCCGCCAGGCTCTCAGGCCCTCATCACTCTCCCCCAGCATCCCCCCAACTTTCTAG